Part of the Vicinamibacteria bacterium genome is shown below.
GGGCGCTTGCTCCCGCGCATCGTTTTGCGAGAGATACAACGAGACCCTCTTGCCGACGGGAGCCCGGTGACTCGAGGCGACGTAGATGCCGCCGAGGCTGATGTTCACGGCAAAGCCCTTGTGAAGCTCGCCATCGACCTCGAAGAGGAACTCCTTCTCGATAGGCACACGGAGCCGCTCCCGCGCATCGACCTTGATGAGAACGTCGATGGCCGACGACCACCGGTTCACCGATCCGCCCGCGAGACTCGTGTGGGACATCAGCAGATCGTAGAAGCTCTTCAGCTCCTCCCACCGTTTCTCGCTCGACGGCACCAGGTGGCCGCCTCGTCGGATCTTCGCGTCGTTGAGCTTTGCGTACTCGCCAATCAAATCCAGTACCGTTTTCATCGTTGCCTTACCGTTGGTGACGAAGGGGTGTCAGAGATTGTTTTGTTTGAACCGAGGACTCCATTATCGCCGGCGCGCGCCTTTTCCCGCCGTGATCG
Proteins encoded:
- a CDS encoding PilZ domain-containing protein, which codes for MKTVLDLIGEYAKLNDAKIRRGGHLVPSSEKRWEELKSFYDLLMSHTSLAGGSVNRWSSAIDVLIKVDARERLRVPIEKEFLFEVDGELHKGFAVNISLGGIYVASSHRAPVGKRVSLYLSQNDAREQAPLETRGIVVWVSNRGVADAFLPPGMGIRFTDKRDTVEDLLDGMVVDALVRHLSGLDVHSLAPDIFLTQQVEL